TAATTAAGCTGCTCGCGATTCCTTTGCTTTTGGTCGCAGATTCTTATGTCCACATTTTCGACATTGGTCCGCCCGCTGTGGATTCCGGGCGTTGCAGCGCATACAAATTTGTTTTTCGAGCATCCGTTCTTCTGCTTTATCGAATCCAGCCATACCACTAACTTAGATGGTAGAGTGAAAAGCGTTTTTGAATTGACACGGCCTTTCTTAACTCTCACCGTATTTCGAGATCAAATTCTTTCTGGTTTTAGCCGCTTGAGGAGGTCAATGACAAGATCAGCTTGTTTCAGTCGGATCTGAGCGATCTTTCACCCATGCATCAGAACGATACTTCGCCTCGGCTAATTCCTTTGCTTTTGCAATTTCTTCATTGCTCCATTCGCCCTGTGATGCGTCTGTCCATGCTGTAAGTGTTTCTTTGAGCGTTCTTACAGCATTTTTTCGGGTCAGTCCTACCTGCTCGTTAATCGAGGTAACCCGATCCCTGTATGTTTTTGCGTTTGTCTCTGGATTTGCAAAACAACCCAGTTGTGTTTCTGGTGTGAGCTTGTATGATATTGATCCGTGTTGGATTACTGTTTCCTGCTGCCTATTCTGTGCGTTCCCACTAATCTTCTGCCCGTCTACTACGATGTCATGCGCCGGGTTAACCCCCCGGAGATAACATGCTGGCTCGTGTATAGCAGGATACTCCCTCTCGGCAAAATCAGCAGCAATGTTCATCTTGTTAAATGCCTCTAACACTGGCTGACAAAGCAGGTGATAACTTTCCATTACATCCTGAGGTAGTTCTTTACTTGGGGCAATGATACTGTAGGAGATATCGCCAATTGTATCGTGATAAATTCCTCCTCCTCCGGTCGGTCGTCGAGTTACATCAATCGACTGTTGATCACAAAATTCCCAATCAACTGTCTCAGCTGCCTGCCGATACCCGAGTGATAGCGTGCTTGGCTTCCACCGGTACACACGAACCGTCCTTGGCCCTCCGTTACGCGCTGTTTCTGCAGCAACCTCTTCCAATGCCATTTGCATTGGGCCGGATCGCGTTTCCTCTTCTGGAATTACACGCCATTCCTTTTCCGCGAGAAGACTTGTCATAACCTTTTGCTGGACAGCCACCTGCTAAGTTGTTTCGCTCCCCGAATCAACTGCTGTTACAGAAAATTCGAGACGAAAGCCTTGCCCTTCAGGGTGGGGAGGATACCAAAGCACCAGCTACAGCCATCAACACACGTAAATGTCATCGTCGAAGTCAACAACCGGGTACTTGTCGAGATATGCTTCTATCCGTCGCATAACCGTTACGTGCTTGGTAGGCAAAATTGGGATGGTAGTATCGATAACGAATACACGTGATTGTTCATGTCAAAAAGAATCGATGGGTAATTTATTGCCATCGAGTCGTTAATGCATGTCATATAAAATGGATTCGTCGCCACACTCAGGAGGATCCAGCCAGTCTCCACACTCAGGAGGTCATCCAGGCAGCAGAGATTATTCTGAAGCTCCACTGATCGTTACTTGGGAAACAACACAGGCATGTGCACTGTCATGCGACCACTGCCGAGCAGAAGCGGAACCAAATCGGCATCCAAACGAACTCTCTACCGAAGAGGCAAAAGAACTCTTCCGATCAGTAAAAGAATTCTCGCCGGAGCCGATACTAGTATTATCAGGTGGAGATCCACTGGAGCGACCAGACCTATTTGAATTACTCGAAGCAGCTGTTGACATGGGTCTATCACCATCAATTACGCCAGCAACGACTGGTAAGCTCACAAAGTCAGCAATCAAGCGGTTCAAAGAGATTGGTATTGGACGAATGGCACTCAGCCTTGACGGTGCCACAGCTGAAACGCACGATTCGTTCAGGGGGGAGCCCGGTACATTCGAAACAACGATTCAGGCAGCCGAATACGCAAATGAGATTGGCGTGCCAATTCAGATTAATACAACAGTCACAGCGCAGACTGTTGATGAGTTACCAGAGATCATCAAACTTGTCGACTCATACAATGCTGCGATGTGGGAGGTGTTTTTCCTTGTTCCAATCGGGAGAGGAACAGAGCTAAATCAACTTTCACCACAGCAAGCATACGAAACGATGGAATGGCTCTACAGGGCGAGCAGAGATAAATCATTCCGAGTTATCACTGTCGAGGCGCCATTTTATCGTCGAGTTGCACAGAGAATACAACGAGAGGAAGGACACCCGCCAAAACCTGTTGGGTCGACCGGTGCAGGAAATGGATTTGTTTTTATAGATCACACAGGCGAAGTTTATCCATCTGGATTTCTCCCCAGAAGCGTTGGGTCTGTACGTGAGAAATCGCTTCCTGATCTGTATCAGTCAGCAGAGTTGATGGAGCAATTACGGGACAGACAGTCTTTCTCTGGACCGTGCGGTAATTGTCCAATAACAGAGCAGTGTGGTGGATCACGATCACGGGCATATGCAGCAACTGGAGACCCAACAGAAAGCGACCCGCTTTGTCCTTGGGCAGTCACTGGAGATACCGGATACGAGCCAGTCTTTAACTTTTCAGGCTGAGTCCCCGTTCTTAAGGAGCGACCAACGGGGGCGAGTAGGCAGGGGTTCGTAACTGCTTCCAAATTTAGTAGTATTTGGTAGTATTCGGATATATTCAGGAGTCTTATTTGAACGTAAAATACTTATATATAGCTGACTTATTACTAAGTGATGGCTGACAACGACTCGACTAACGTGAACATCGAACTTCCACAGGAGGACTTCGAGTTCCTGAGACAATATAAAGACGAGATGGGGTTGACATGGGAAGGTCTGTTAAAAGCCGGAACACCATTCAAAGACTGGAAAAATCAGCAATACACCACCCCCACCGACGAATGACGATGCAACTGACCGAACAGTTCCATATTCCGAGAGAATACCACAACGCTTGTGACCGACTCACCACGTTCGTCGAGCGTCACACTCAGCGGTTTCTCAGAGAGAAATACTGGACGGATTGCCATATCAAAGCTGTCGACAACCACGTCGGACAGTCCTATACCTACATCCGAGACGGCGATACAGACCCGTTTGAGGGCGTTGATGAATACCTCTACAGCCGGTTTAAGCGATGTGTCTACCACCGTGTCACCAGCACGCTTGAGGCTCACGCCGATGAACTACGAGCGTTTGAGTTCGTTGTTGAAACGGTCACTGAACGGAAAATAAAACAAATCGGGTGGCGGCGGCTACGCGACCGATTGTTCAGCGACGACTCGCCATACATCCAGTGGGCCGTGTTGGAATCAGTTGTCGAACAATTGAACAACTACTACGACCGTCATGGTCGGTTCCCCGACGACTATACTGATATGGTCGGGTGTCCTGAACCAAACGGAACACTCCCATATGCACCTGACACAGGCGACTACCACATTCACGAGGTGACTGTTCGGGATGGTCGACTCAGTATTACGTTGAACGCCCCTGATTCACTCTCGCCGGAGTCGTACCACGATTGGACCGACCACGAAATCAACTTCCCAGTCCATACGCAGTTCCAGCAGATGATTTCAGCTGGTGAGGTGGGCGCACCAACGCTCCACGAATCCGATCACGGATACACGCTGGATCTTCCGGTTTCGGTTCCTGAACAGGACACCAACACTGTTTCCGACCGCGTGCTGTCGGTCGATCTTGGTGTGAAAAAGCAAGCTACGGCGGTCGTGATCGAAGACGGTGAGGGACAAATCAGCCCACCGGAGATTGTCGACCACTCGGCAAAAGACAAACTGTTCCGACTGAACACTGAGGCGGAAAGCATCAATGACAGGTTAGCAGAACTCCGGCGACAGGGGAAAGCTCACACTGATCGGTTTGCCCATCTACAGAGTGAATACGAACAGGTCAGACGCAAAGAATGCCGACTCCGCGAGCAAATCCAGCACGACGTAGCCAATCAGCTGGTGTGGACCGCGCTACAATACCAGTGCGAAACAATCGTCTTTGAGTCGCTCGGACAGATGGAATCGCCGGATGTAACTGGTTCGCTGGCCCGTTCGATTTCGACGTGGGCGCGTGGCAATCTATTAGATCGAGCCGACTACAAAGCCGAGTTGGTTGGAATCGAGACAGCGACGGTGAATCCGTGGATGACAAGCCGATACTGTCCTCGGTGTGGTGAACGCGGTGAGACAGTCACCGCTCCGGACGATCACACCGAGTGTCGCCACGGCGGTCACTTCCACTGCCCGCACTGTGGCTACGAGTGCGACCGTGACGTAGTTGGTGCGATCAATGTTGGACGGAAATATCTCTCAGACAGCAGGATGGAAGCGGTGAAACCTGTCGCCTATATGGAGACAGGAAATGCTGTTCACGCCAGTTTTCCATCACCTGCTGACAACGGAGAGACAGGTGCCCGTTCAACTGGCGTTCAGTCCACAGCCACACAGGAACAGGATACGGCAAGCGGCTGTCAGCCCCGGCTGACTCAATACTGTCCCACTGTGCGGAGTGGTGAGTCAGACATGGGTGGACTGCATCAAAATCATGGTAGCAACACGGGCAGGCAGTTGCCCAGCGGTAGTGTCACAACGCACGTTCTTGCCAGTGCTATTGAATCCGACTGAACACTACCAAATGCTACTGATAATCTGAACGGTAGTTCACTCAGGCTCAACAGTAGCAATCCAATCACTGCTGACAGGAGATATATCTTCGTGTTACGACATACATAAGTCGGACACTCGTCAATAAATTATCACGATAAATTGAATGTATGGGGAGTGGTACTGATGACAACCGAAGAGGAATTTGAGAACAAGATAACTGATCAAACACATCACAATCGAACAGGCAATTCACCAGACCACAAGAACACGACCACATGTGAAATGTGTGATCAATCTATCTCGGAGTCAGAAATTGTTCATCTCGAAGTCGGAAATGAGTCTTCACATCCGATGTGTGCATATTGCGCAAGTACCTTTTTTGATAAAGCAGATGCATCAGACCTGATGGACTCGTCAGATCAAACAATTCAGCAACCAGTTGAGAAAAATAATTCATCAGCTCCTTCGGCAGTTGACTGGAAACCAAACGAACCAGCTTCAACCTCTGGGATTACAGGGCAGCTATTACAGATTCACTATCTATCTCTATCGCTCCTCTGGGCAATCCATCAAACGAATGTGCGGATTGTTGAGCAAGTTCTTGATGAAGTTGATGTTCAGCAAGTAATGATTATTGGGATGGTGTTAGCAACAACAATTGCTGTGGTGATGTTCAGCACGGCTCCCCCATGAAATTACTTCGATCTACTCCGCTCGAACTCTGTCCTCGATTCGTTGAGAACGGGGGATAGCCTGTAACAATTAAATCGTTTGAAGAAGTAGACCACTACTGAAATAGATCGGTTGAAAGATATCGCTCCCCTGGATCAGGAAGAATCACAACGGTGAGTTCACTCGGATGCTGACTACTATATTCTGCGGCTGCATGTAGTGCCGCTCCCCCAGAAATTCCGATTAGTAAACCCTCCTCACTGCCGATACGACGTGCTGCTGATTTTGCCTCTTCAGCAGAGACATCATAGACAGTATCAACGACATCATCATCATACGTGTCCGGTAGGAATCCAGGCCCGAGTCCCTGAATATCATGACCATCAGAACACTGCTCTGTGATTGTTGGTGATGCCATCGGCTCGACGGCGACAGAGGTCAGCGATTGTTTTTCTTGGGTACTTTTTATGTACTTACTAACTCCCGTGATTGTTCCCCCTGTTCCAACCCCAGCAACGATAGCATCAACTTCTCCTTCTGTCGCCTCCCAGATCTCCGGGCCAGTAGTTTGTTCGTGCGCAGCAGGATTGGCATGGTTCTCAAACTGTCGAGCCATAATGGCATTATCATGGTTTGAAACAATCTCTTCAGCCCGCTGATTGGCACCAGACATCCCATCGTCAGCCGGTGTCAGTTCCAGATCAGCCCCAAGTGCCCGAAGCATTGCCCGCCGTTCTTCAGACATAGATTCCGGCATGGTAAGGACACAATCATACCCACGAGCGGCACATACTGAAGCAAGGCCG
This portion of the Salinarchaeum sp. IM2453 genome encodes:
- a CDS encoding radical SAM protein, whose protein sequence is MDSSPHSGGSSQSPHSGGHPGSRDYSEAPLIVTWETTQACALSCDHCRAEAEPNRHPNELSTEEAKELFRSVKEFSPEPILVLSGGDPLERPDLFELLEAAVDMGLSPSITPATTGKLTKSAIKRFKEIGIGRMALSLDGATAETHDSFRGEPGTFETTIQAAEYANEIGVPIQINTTVTAQTVDELPEIIKLVDSYNAAMWEVFFLVPIGRGTELNQLSPQQAYETMEWLYRASRDKSFRVITVEAPFYRRVAQRIQREEGHPPKPVGSTGAGNGFVFIDHTGEVYPSGFLPRSVGSVREKSLPDLYQSAELMEQLRDRQSFSGPCGNCPITEQCGGSRSRAYAATGDPTESDPLCPWAVTGDTGYEPVFNFSG
- the cysK gene encoding cysteine synthase A yields the protein MTQKVSSIDELIGGTPLLYLDSFGDRLYAKVEAANPYSVKDRIAREMINAAEESGELTSDGLVVESTSGNTGIGLASVCAARGYDCVLTMPESMSEERRAMLRALGADLELTPADDGMSGANQRAEEIVSNHDNAIMARQFENHANPAAHEQTTGPEIWEATEGEVDAIVAGVGTGGTITGVSKYIKSTQEKQSLTSVAVEPMASPTITEQCSDGHDIQGLGPGFLPDTYDDDVVDTVYDVSAEEAKSAARRIGSEEGLLIGISGGAALHAAAEYSSQHPSELTVVILPDPGERYLSTDLFQ
- a CDS encoding biotin/lipoate A/B protein ligase family protein, whose product is MTSLLAEKEWRVIPEEETRSGPMQMALEEVAAETARNGGPRTVRVYRWKPSTLSLGYRQAAETVDWEFCDQQSIDVTRRPTGGGGIYHDTIGDISYSIIAPSKELPQDVMESYHLLCQPVLEAFNKMNIAADFAEREYPAIHEPACYLRGVNPAHDIVVDGQKISGNAQNRQQETVIQHGSISYKLTPETQLGCFANPETNAKTYRDRVTSINEQVGLTRKNAVRTLKETLTAWTDASQGEWSNEEIAKAKELAEAKYRSDAWVKDRSDPTETS
- a CDS encoding 50S ribosomal protein L40e; translation: MAGFDKAEERMLEKQICMRCNARNPQRADQCRKCGHKNLRPKAKESRAA
- a CDS encoding transposase, whose amino-acid sequence is MQLTEQFHIPREYHNACDRLTTFVERHTQRFLREKYWTDCHIKAVDNHVGQSYTYIRDGDTDPFEGVDEYLYSRFKRCVYHRVTSTLEAHADELRAFEFVVETVTERKIKQIGWRRLRDRLFSDDSPYIQWAVLESVVEQLNNYYDRHGRFPDDYTDMVGCPEPNGTLPYAPDTGDYHIHEVTVRDGRLSITLNAPDSLSPESYHDWTDHEINFPVHTQFQQMISAGEVGAPTLHESDHGYTLDLPVSVPEQDTNTVSDRVLSVDLGVKKQATAVVIEDGEGQISPPEIVDHSAKDKLFRLNTEAESINDRLAELRRQGKAHTDRFAHLQSEYEQVRRKECRLREQIQHDVANQLVWTALQYQCETIVFESLGQMESPDVTGSLARSISTWARGNLLDRADYKAELVGIETATVNPWMTSRYCPRCGERGETVTAPDDHTECRHGGHFHCPHCGYECDRDVVGAINVGRKYLSDSRMEAVKPVAYMETGNAVHASFPSPADNGETGARSTGVQSTATQEQDTASGCQPRLTQYCPTVRSGESDMGGLHQNHGSNTGRQLPSGSVTTHVLASAIESD